The Methanococcoides sp. LMO-2 region AGGGAATTCGGTAGTGACCGGATCAATGTTGCCCTGGATTCCAAGAACGGAAAGATCTCCATTGAAGGCTGGACAAAGGAGTCCGAACATACAGCGGTCGAGATGGGATCAATGTTCGAAGAGAAAGGTGCCGGAACCATACTGTTCACCAACATAGACACAGAGGGCCTTTTAAGCGGAGTCGATCCTAAACCTACCGAAGACCTCGTAAAAGCCGTCAATATCCCGGTGATCGCATCCGGCGGGGTCACGACCCTTGATGACATCATCACGCTGAAGAACACAGGTGCAAGTGGAGTTGTGGTCGGGAGTGCTCTCTACAAGAAAAACTTCACATTGACGGAAGCAATAAATACCATCACTGATGAAATTTAAGTACAGACCGGCAAGGGTAACACTATGAGAAATGCAAAGATCGCACGAAAGACAAAAGAGACGGACATTCGGATGGAACTTGACCTTGACGGCAAGGGTTCAGCAGAGATCAATACCGGTATCGGGTTCTTTGACCACATGCTCAATTCCTTTGCAAGACACGGGAGCTTTGACCTGAAGATCGATGCAACAGGTGACCTGATCGTCGATGAGCACCACCTCATTGAGGATACTGCCATTGTCCTGGGACAGGCCATCGCACAGGCGGTTGGCGATAAGAACGGTATCGCAAGATTCGGCGAAGCACGCATACCCATGGATGAAGCCCTGGCAGACGTTGTCCTTGACCTTGGTGGCCGTAGCTACCTTGTGATGAACGCTGAGTTCGACTCCCCAAGAGTTGGTGAGATGAACACGCAACTTGTGAAGCATTTCTTTGAATCCCTGACAGAGAATGCAAAAATGAACCTGCATGCAACTGTTACAGGCTTCAACGATCACCA contains the following coding sequences:
- the hisA gene encoding 1-(5-phosphoribosyl)-5-[(5-phosphoribosylamino)methylideneamino]imidazole-4-carboxamide isomerase, whose translation is MSFEVIPAVDMKGGKCVQLVQGVPGSEMVSLDDPVEVALDWVAQGAKTLHLIDLDGAIEGTRTNAPIIRNIVEKCKPQGIYIQVGGGIRSFEDAATLLEIGVDRVILSTAALRDPELISRLSREFGSDRINVALDSKNGKISIEGWTKESEHTAVEMGSMFEEKGAGTILFTNIDTEGLLSGVDPKPTEDLVKAVNIPVIASGGVTTLDDIITLKNTGASGVVVGSALYKKNFTLTEAINTITDEI
- the hisB gene encoding imidazoleglycerol-phosphate dehydratase HisB; amino-acid sequence: MRNAKIARKTKETDIRMELDLDGKGSAEINTGIGFFDHMLNSFARHGSFDLKIDATGDLIVDEHHLIEDTAIVLGQAIAQAVGDKNGIARFGEARIPMDEALADVVLDLGGRSYLVMNAEFDSPRVGEMNTQLVKHFFESLTENAKMNLHATVTGFNDHHKIETLFKAFAYALRRAVKIEGEGIKSTKGVL